One region of Vitis vinifera cultivar Pinot Noir 40024 chromosome 1, ASM3070453v1 genomic DNA includes:
- the LOC100259451 gene encoding very-long-chain 3-oxoacyl-CoA reductase 1, which yields MELPDVVLMAASIVGFIALCKPLVGLVKWVWAMFLRPPKNLKEYGSWALVTGSTDGIGKAMAFELASKGLSLVLVGRNPSKLKAVSNEIRERHGEQVEVKSIVIDFAKFSGEEIAAFIKEGIEGTDVGVLINNVGLAYPYARFFHEVDLELMGSVMRVNIEGATWVTRSVLPGMLEKKKGAIINICSGSVLLPSYPLVTLYVAAKAYMAMLSKSINLEYQQYGIDVQCQFPLLVATKMAFIKRSSFFVPSPETFSKASIRWFGYEHVCVPYWPHCVQWCLLRLLPNALWDWCVLRHFLGVRKRALVKAYKNNVVNQKNP from the exons ATGGAGTTGCCTGATGTTGTTCTGATGGCAGCTAGTATCGTAGGCTTCATTGCTCTCTGTAAACCCCTCGTTGGTCTTGTGAAATGGGTGTGGGCGATGTTCTTAAGGCCTCCAAAGAATCTGAAAGAATATGGCTCGTGGGCTCTCGTCACTGGCTCCACTGATGGGATAGGCAAAGCCATGGCTTTTGAATTGGCATCAAAGGGTCTCAGCTTGGTGCTAGTGGGTCGAAACCCTTCTAAACTCAAAGCTGTGTCGAATGAGATACGGGAAAGGCATGGTGAACAAGTTGAAGTTAAAAGTATTGTCATCGACTTTGCAAAGTTCAGCGGGGAGGAGATAGCGGCATTTATAAAGGAAGGAATAGAAGGAACAGATGTTGGTGTTTTGATTAATAATGTGGGCTTGGCATACCCTTACGCTAGGTTCTTTCATGAGGTTGACTTGGAGTTGATGGGAAGTGTCATGAGAGTGAATATAGAAGGAGCAACTTGGGTCACCAGATCAGTGCTTCCAGGCATGCTTGAGAAGAAAAAAGGGGCAATTATCAACATTTGCTCGGGTTCTGTTCTGCTGCCATCTTACCCATTAGTCACCCTTTACGTTGCAGCCAAAGC GTACATGGCAATGTTGTCAAAATCTATTAATTTGGAGTACCAGCAATATGGAATCGATGTTCAGTGCCAG TTTCCATTACTTGTGGCAACAAAGATGGCATTCATAAAGAGGTCTTCCTTCTTCGTTCCATCGCCAGAGACATTCAGCAAGGCAAGCATACGGTGGTTTGGATATGAGCATGTATGCGTGCCCTATTGGCCACATTGTGTGCAGTGGTGCCTTCTACGTCTACTACCAAATGCATTATGGGATTGGTGTGTCCTGCGACACTTTCTTGGGGTGCGAAAGAGAGCACTGGTGAAAGCCTACAAGAATAATGTAGTGAATCAAAAGAACCCATGA